GGGACAATTGCCCGATCCCATTGGCCGGGTGATGAGTGCTTCCTATCAACTAGAACAGGGACAAACCTATTATCAACATATTCCTTTAGGAGTAGTCGCCTTAATTTATGAAGCCTTCCCCGAACTGGCCGCCATTGCTACGGGACTCTGTTTAAAAACAGCCAATAGTTTAGTGTTATTAGGGGGAACAGAAGCGACCCATTCTAACAATATGATCGTTGAAACCTTGCAAATCGCCTTAGAAGAATCGGGGCTCCCCCCAGGCTGTTTAGAAATCCTCCCTTCAGAACAGAATGCCCCCATTCAACAGTTAGTCACCCAAGACCAATATGTCAATTTAGTGATTCCCTACGGACGCCCCCATTTTGTGCAGCAAGTAGTGAATCAATCTACCGTTCCTGTTTTGCGTTCAGCCATGGGAAACTGTTATTTATATTGGTCATCCACGGCGAGTGTAGATACGGCGCGATGGATGATATTAGATAGTCATGACAGTAAACCTGATCCCGTGAATGCCATTGAAAAAGTTCTGATTGATCCCAATCAAAAAAGCTCATCCTTAGTAAGATTGTGGAATAACTTAAGGGAAGCCGGATTTCAATTGCGGGGGGATGAAGCCCTGGCTGAAGAATTTACCGAATTAACGGCTGCTGAAACAACAGAATGGTCAAGACCCTATTTAACTCGAAC
The nucleotide sequence above comes from Planktothrix serta PCC 8927. Encoded proteins:
- a CDS encoding glutamate-5-semialdehyde dehydrogenase, with the translated sequence MIIDDFSLLPADHPLRRAYLASFQLAKTKGMDRSRALQLMAKALRSRQNDILEANTLDLEASRDLGLSELITDWLKLTPERLETTVQILERLGQLPDPIGRVMSASYQLEQGQTYYQHIPLGVVALIYEAFPELAAIATGLCLKTANSLVLLGGTEATHSNNMIVETLQIALEESGLPPGCLEILPSEQNAPIQQLVTQDQYVNLVIPYGRPHFVQQVVNQSTVPVLRSAMGNCYLYWSSTASVDTARWMILDSHDSKPDPVNAIEKVLIDPNQKSSSLVRLWNNLREAGFQLRGDEALAEEFTELTAAETTEWSRPYLTRTVAFKVVENLEKAIAWMNTYSSGHANCLATESYSESRKFAQDVNSALTFINASPRFSRHLNRGDAIFLGISNQKGYRRGLIGLEALMTLKHVVQGNRQF